A genomic region of Salvelinus alpinus chromosome 12, SLU_Salpinus.1, whole genome shotgun sequence contains the following coding sequences:
- the LOC139536529 gene encoding small ribosomal subunit protein uS12, with protein sequence MGKCRGLRTARKLRNHRREQRWHDKQYKKAHLGTALKANPFGGASHAKGIVLEKVGVEAKQPNSAIRKCVRVQLIKNGKKITAFVPNDGCLNFIEENDEVLVAGFGRKGHAVGDIPGVRFKVVKVANVSLLALYKGKKERPRS encoded by the exons ATGG GAAAGTGTCGCGGTCTGCGTACAGCCAGGAAGCTGCGTAACCATCGTCGTGAACAGAGATGGCATGATAAACAGTACAAGAAGGCCCATCTCGGCACTGCACTGAAGGCTAACCCCTTCGGAGGCGCTTCCCACGCCAAGGGAATCGTACTTGAGAAAGT AGGTGTTGAAGCTAAGCAGCCCAACTCTGCCATTAGGAAGTGTGTCAGGGTCCAACTGATCAAGAATGGCAAGAAGATCACTGCCTTTGTCCCAAATGATGGTTGCTTGAATTTCATTGAG GAAAACGACGAGGTTCTGGTGGCAGGATTCGGTCGTAAGGGACATGCCGTCGGTGATATCCCCGGTGTCCGTTTCAAGGTGGTCAAAGTGGCTAACGTCTCCCTGCTGGCCCTTTACAAAGGCAAGAAGGAGAGACCCAGATCTTAA